A single Corticium candelabrum chromosome 12, ooCorCand1.1, whole genome shotgun sequence DNA region contains:
- the LOC134187589 gene encoding uncharacterized protein LOC134187589 yields the protein MTTKDCELMKRDIDTFRHTFEQLENTTWKSTSNIPKRHSYDDYFEDQSASETCDISDEGQIAHCLADLDACPSNIQLRHVSERIEPKWKIVARYLRPHALQSCDVARIEHTYSLNLTDQSAVMLENWRKTHGKRATIRLLCESLLDAGCRLHAEDVFGEELVERVALELRPSENVSAEDELFDLSVAVGTKWRELGQLLGVTSEQMDCIERDIPTTREKAFKMLHDWYCARGRRCNLVDVKSKVTELKRGGESARQEKRHFIFPQKLCDDKRFYGREYELSEMRKKLFENDIRFSTVSAEIKFCLLVIRGLGGIGKSSLAARFAVMFRDVYSDGVFFHNAETWAMLETSIRENLCELLAQQFSGTLDEMNKIFLHHIGHKSKVLLLYDNVEDVDLLLRVLPHEFSNVHILVTTRCCTDNKLSQKADHVITVEYLLGDNALTALFGWANRSHPVDEDELHYARRLVTCPLIQGLPLAIAHIGTFIRQANMSCRNYYHLLKREEEEMIATALNIDKLLQYFHISHLRAPLAAICVNHPGQLETLDHELICRIADNPIDQRTLLFAQFWMKNANHVYLTWQFDIESVSDDALSVLEFASLMSSRNIPGDFLQLLTFSNRDRQALRRFSKSLTELLSHALITTVETDDNYRCDVHALVQSTVWQRLRKKPHILHAKLTCLAEHLQQILPKGLRNTKLQLKDSKFVEMVPHLYSVAERILTTQCDYDVCWDVVQRACDTSICNRHVNTGFRLCERQLKILEPIGMYLHNECRLKGVEEIPCSKVTFYTNALYQMGLSCNILKHNASESLSYYLKAIDVMNIVFNGHVWKNSFYLDVYVEMANSHLQLCHLAESERLYLRLLDIYTSPNSPQFYSRHAIEVMNQLANVYMTAVQFDRAYDMYQRALHKAQFVEGSDLIITIILGELGQCYLGLGNISEATRMAEESLSVARSTRDRDDPIVAYLLSQLADCYLSAGEAAGAIKIYEECVETFRKHLPDTLLNLCTVLHKLEEHYASNGMLQKSSSFLQEIIGFYRLFRYDIHPRLCQCLCSLGFNYLKTGNLVDAENVFRQSLLIFEKNSSESVQCATALLGLQACLFKQNRYTECSPLLSQLCNIVAQKLFPKSIEIAQACLEFGECCLKLQRLGEAEKALSDSIEIYKTVLPADDYDMRKAVKALVRLGSLYEEKGDFRKATELYKQSLNTLEQIPLIYVDKADGI from the exons ATGACAACAAAAGATTGTGAACTGATGAAACGAGATATCGATACTTTTAGACATACGTTTGAACAGTTGGAAAACACAACTTGGAAATCAACTAGCAACATACCTAAACGACATTCTTACG ATGACTACTTTGAAGACCAAAGTGCTAGTGAAACATGCGA tATTAGCGACGAGGGACAGATTGCGCATTGTTTAGCAG ATCTTGATGCATGTCCGAGCAATATTCAATTGAGACATGTGTCTGAAAGAATTGAACCAAAATGGAAAATTGTAGCTCGCTACCTTCGTCCCCATGCCCTTCAATCTTGCGATGTTGCTCGCATTGAACATACGTATTCACTTAATTTGACTGATCAGTCAGCTGTCATGTTGGAAAACTGGCGTAAAACGCACGGCAAGCGAGCGACCATCAGGCTTCTGTGTGAGTCTTTGCTGGATGCTGGATGTCGACTGCATGCAGAAGACGTTTTTGGAGAAGAATTGGTGGAAAGAGTTGCTTTAGAACTTAGACCTAGTGAAAACG TGTCTGCTGAAGATGAACTTTTTGATCTGTCTGTGGCAGTGGGAACAAAATGGCGAGAATTGGGGCAACTTCTTGGAGTAACTTCAGAGCAAATGGATTGTATTGAAAGAGACATTCCTACAACAAGAGAAAAAGCATTCAAGATGCTACATGATTGGTATTGCGCACGTGGAAGAAGATGTAATTTGGTTGACGTGAAATCTAAAGTCACAGAGTTAAAGAGAGGAGGAGAAAGTGCTAGACAGGAAAAACGAC ACTTCATTTTTCCTCAAAAACTTTGTGATGACAAGCGATTCTATGGTCGTGAGTATGAACTGAGTGAAATGAGGAAAAAATTGTTTGAAAACGACATTCGCTTTTCTACTGTATCAGCTGAAATTAAATTCTGTCTGCTG GTGATCCGCGGTCTTGGAGGTATTGGCAAATCATCTCTTGCTGCTCGTTTTGCTGTCATGTTCAGAGATGTGTACAGCGACGGAGTATTCTTTCACAATGCCGAAACCTGGGCAATGCTGGAAACGTCAATTAGAGAAAAC TTGTGTGAACTGCTAGCTCAACAGTTCAGTGGTACTCTTGATGAAATGAACAAAATCTTTCTGCATCACATTGGTCACAAGTCAAAGGTTCTTTTATTGTATGATAATGTAGAAGACGTTGATCTATTGTTACGAGTTTTGCCGCATGAATTCTCAAATGTTCACATTTTGGTGACTACTCGCTGTTGTACTGATAACAAATTGTCGCAAAAAGCTGACCATGTCATTACAGTTGAATATCTGTTAGGCGACAATGCTTTGACGGCATTATTTGGTTGGGCTAACAGATCACATCCAGTTGATGAAGATGAGTTGCACTATGCAAGAAGATTAGTAACCTGTCCATTGATCCAAGGATTGCCGTTAGCCATTGCACATATTGGCACATTTATACGACAAGCAAACATGTCATGTCGTAACTATTATCACCTTTTGAAGAGAGAAGAGGAGGAGATGATAGCAACAGCTTTAAACATTGATAAACTTTTGCAATATTTTCACATTAGTCATTTGAGGGCCCCTTTAGCTGCTATCTGTGTAAATCATCCTGGGCAGCTTGAAACACTTGATCATGAACTGATATGTCGCATTGCTGACAATCCTATCGACCAAAGAACTTTGCTTTTTGCACAATTCTGGATGAAGAACGCAAACCATGTCTATCTGACGTGGCAATTTGATATTGAATCTGTGAGTGATGATGCCTTGAGTGTGTTGGAGTTCGCATCTTTAATGTCATCCAGAAACATACCAGGTGACTTTCTCCAGTTACTGACCTTTTCaaatagagacagacaagcacttCGTAGGTTTAGTAAGAGTCTAACAGAGTTGTTATCTCATGCTCTTATTACGACAGTTGAAACGGATGATAACTACAGATGTGATGTTCATGCTCTAGTACAGTCAACAGTATGGCAGCGTCTCCGCAAAAAGCCTCATATTCTACACGCTAAACTCACTTGCTTGGCTGAGCATTTGCAGCAAATTTTGCCAAAAGGATTACGTAACACTAAACTTCAATTGAAAGACAGCAAGTTTGTGGAAATGGTTCCTCATCTTTACAGTGTCGCTGAAAGGATTCTTACGACCCAATGTGACTATGATGTGTGTTGGGATGTTGTTCAGAGAGCTTGTGATACCAGCATTTGCAATCGTCACGTTAATACTGGCTTTCGATTGTGTGAAAGACAACTAAAGATTCTCGAACCAATTGGGATGTATTTACACAATGAATGTCGTTTGAAGGGAGTTGAAGAAATCCCATGTTCCAAAGTTACTTTTTACACGAATG CTCTCTATCAAATGGGTTTATCATGCAACATTCTGAAGCATAATGCGTCTGAGTCTCTGAGCTATTACTTGAAAGCAATTGACGTGATGAACATTGTCTTTAACGGTCATGTGTGGAAGAATTCTTTCTATTTAGACG TTTATGTAGAAATGGCTAATTCGCACTTACAGTTATGTCATCTTGCTGAATCTGAACGTCTCTATTTACGTCTCCTTGATATTTATACTTCGCCCAATTCCCCACAATTTTATTCAAGGCATGCCATAGAAG TAATGAACCAGTTGGCCAATGTATATATGACAGCTGTTCAGTTTGATCGTGCCTATGATATGTACCAACGAGCACTTCATAAAGCGCAGTTTGTTGAAGGATCGGATCTCATTATTACAATCA TTCTAGGTGAATTGGGTCAATGTTACCTTGGCTTAGGAAATATATCCGAAGCCACCCGTATGGCAGAAGAGTCTTTGTCTGTTGCGAGGTCAACCCGTGATCGTGACGATCCTATTGTCGCATACC TTCTCTCTCAGCTAGCTGACTGTTATTTGTCTGCTGGAGAAGCGGCTGGAGCCATCAAAATATATGAAGAATGTGTTGAAACATTTAGGAAACATCTACCAGATACCTTACTAAATCTTTGTACCG TATTACACAAATTGGAAGAGCATTATGCCTCAAACGGTATGCTACAGAAGTCGTCCTCTTTTCTTCAAGAAATTATTGGATTTTATCGATTATTTCGCTACGACATTCATCCTAGATTATGTCAAT GCCTTTGCTCTCTTGGATTTAATTATCTGAAAACTGGCAACTTGGTAGATGCTGAGAATGTGTTCAGACAAAGTTTGCTCATTTTTGAAAAAAATTCATCTGAATCCGTTCAATGTGCTACAG CGTTGCTCGGACTTCAGGCTTGTCTATTTAAGCAAAATCGATATACTGAATGCTCACCGTTGCTGTCGCAACTCTGTAATATTGTCGCACAAAAATTGTTTCCAAAATCGATAGAAATTGCCCAAG CTTGCTTGGAATTTGGAGAATGCTGTTTGAAGTTGCAGCGACTGGGAGAAGCAGAAAAAGCTTTGTCAGATTCAATTGAAATATACAAAACCGTATTGCCTGCAGACGATTATGATATGAGAAAGG CTGTTAAAGCTCTTGTACGCCTCGGATCGTTGTACGAAGAAAAGGGTGATTTTAGGAAGGCAACGGAGCTCTACAAGCAGAGTTTGAATACTCTTGAACAAATTCCACTTATTTACGTTGACAAGGCGGATGGTATATAA
- the LOC134187590 gene encoding uncharacterized protein LOC134187590 yields the protein MIETAMNAVHLVECGNEVKPLKVKITINQQKVEMLIDTWEALPYSFEPECDDAESSSSSGNSHEIDSDTGDGILERLVNSDWCTCEHATFELVCLNDDVLHTAVSAVVDVTEDSFTEPLNHRLLRSTAYRQFTHWAPRKLGRRARMVIPSCVVLLLEDLSQKKAKCTWGLGNIKIRYDFDNNACNYLILRICQLMSHLIHAIAFVCHSCMFYVNLVLRALTTVSLSGLSQVAMLAGKITGGCLALCFRRGC from the exons ATGATAGAGACAGCAATGAATGCGGTACACTTAGTGGAGTGTGGCAATGAAGTGAAGCCACTCAAGGTAAAGATTACGATAAATCAACAGAAAGTGGAGATGTTGATAGACACTTGGGAAGCG CTTCCGTACAGTTTTGAGCCCGAATGTGATGACGCTGAGAGCAGTTCGAGTTCGGGAAACTCTCATGAAATTGATTCGGACACAGGGGACGGAATCCTCGAGCGCTTGGTCAACTCAGACTGGTGCACATGCG AACACGCAACTTTTGAGCTTGTCTGCCTCAACGACGACGTTCTGCACACTGCTGTGTCCGCAGTGGTAGATGTCACTGAAGATTCCTTCACAGAACCTCTGAATCACAG GCTTTTGAGGTCGACAGCATACAGGCAGTTCACACATTGGGCTCCTAGGAAACTGGGCAGGCGTGCTAGAATGGTCATACCGTCATGTGTAGTTTTGCTATTAGAAGACCTTTCTCAGAAGAAGGCGAAGTGTACGTGGGGTTTAGGGAACATCAAGATTAGATATGATTTTGACAATAATGCTTGTAACTACCTAATTCTAAGAATCTGTCAACTAATGTCCCATCTTATACATGCTATAGCGTTTGTATGTCATAGTTGTATGTTCTATGTAAATCTTGTTTTACGAGCACTAacaacagtttccttgagtgGTCTTTCACAGGTGGCAATGTTGGCTGGTAAAATCACTGGAGGTTGTCTGGCTTTGTGTTTTCGAAGAGGTTGTTGA